One Phaseolus vulgaris cultivar G19833 chromosome 11, P. vulgaris v2.0, whole genome shotgun sequence genomic window carries:
- the LOC137824569 gene encoding pterocarpan synthase 1-like — protein MAAATVSTPFSISMVMIFIITMVYQAHAQLPLPRARQTTSVFYLQDVTTGPNATVAAVTGIKGRDWNYNTFGSIFVVDDPVMLGPNPGSTIVGRAQGLMVVSSHDAANVNVVLSIVFSNSQYSGSTLELQGISRQRENYKELSVVSGTGQFRFARGYASLQTVVYDPQTTRSIIRLTVTIQTQN, from the coding sequence ATGGCAGCAGCAACAGTTTCAACACCCTTCTCCATTTCAATGGTCATGATATTCATCATCACAATGGTTTATCAAGCCCATGCTCAATTACCTCTACCTAGGGCTCGTCAAACAACCTCTGTGTTCTATCTACAAGACGTAACAACAGGCCCTAATGCCACAGTTGCTGCAGTGACGGGCATTAAGGGAAGGGATTGGAACTACAACACCTTTGGAAGCATATTTGTGGTTGATGACCCAGTCATGCTGGGCCCAAACCCAGGTTCTACAATAGTGGGGCGGGCCCAAGGTTTGATGGTTGTTTCGTCTCATGATGCAGCTAATGTGAATGTTGTTCTTTCAATTGTGTTCAGCAATTCGCAGTACAGTGGTAGCACCTTGGAGCTGCAAGGCATTAGTCGGCAGAGAGAGAATTATAAAGAGCTCTCTGTGGTGTCTGGAACTGGCCAATTTCGTTTTGCAAGAGGCTATGCTTCATTGCAAACTGTGGTTTATGATCCTCAAACTACGCGCTCCATCATTCGTTTGACTGTAACTATACAAACTCAAAATTAA